From a region of the uncultured Draconibacterium sp. genome:
- a CDS encoding GDSL-type esterase/lipase family protein: MEKKVKSTELRATSFNITVISNVVRDLLNISFKLQVASYKWFINLVHQSRFNLHQSPKARSSQLVARSFSLFGLALILLIGTSVSAQQNSYFYHVNQYNFVRYDRNEMHYPGSRINAERFYSKLEQLVTTGEGRVNIIQIGGSHIQAGSFSGQMRNRFQQLNGEMNAGWGFMFPYRMARTNSPFGYYIRYNGYWKTFRNVEGRKSGTLGVGGISATTSSPKAELTILLEKENELDYGFNKLRVYYENKAKNYSINIDQDLVKNKVEADGYTDFELNEWVDSLKITLEKDYNSKGNFTLLGMTTESNPNGIMYHSIGVNGAHVPAFLRCQLFTEQLADLSPDLVILGLGINDAYGRRFSQARFEDHYGQLIDKIKAAAPNALIVFTTNNDSYLYRRYVNKNGEKVQDSMFKMAKKYNAGVWDMFSVMGGLNSIVLWQKNGLAQSDKIHFTREGYLMIADLFFGALMKDFENFLIDKKEITLNSYFEDGGEEGSFEGQISQSLTPSK; the protein is encoded by the coding sequence ATGGAGAAGAAAGTAAAAAGTACCGAGCTACGAGCTACGAGTTTCAATATCACTGTCATCTCGAACGTAGTGAGAGATCTGTTAAATATTAGCTTCAAGTTACAAGTTGCAAGTTACAAGTGGTTTATCAATCTTGTTCATCAATCTCGGTTCAATCTCCATCAATCTCCAAAAGCTCGTAGCTCGCAGCTCGTAGCTCGCAGCTTCTCTCTTTTTGGCCTTGCCCTAATCCTGCTCATCGGTACATCCGTTTCTGCCCAGCAAAACAGCTACTTCTACCACGTTAACCAGTACAACTTTGTACGTTACGACCGCAATGAAATGCATTACCCCGGAAGTCGGATAAATGCTGAACGATTTTATTCAAAACTGGAACAACTGGTAACTACCGGCGAGGGACGTGTAAACATCATACAAATTGGCGGTTCACACATTCAGGCCGGTTCGTTTTCGGGGCAAATGCGCAACCGTTTTCAGCAACTTAACGGCGAAATGAATGCCGGTTGGGGATTTATGTTTCCGTACCGCATGGCACGCACCAACTCACCTTTTGGGTATTATATTCGTTACAACGGTTATTGGAAAACATTCCGAAATGTAGAGGGCCGGAAAAGCGGAACACTTGGAGTCGGAGGCATTTCTGCAACTACATCGTCGCCAAAAGCCGAACTCACTATTTTGTTGGAAAAAGAAAATGAACTGGATTACGGTTTTAACAAGCTGAGAGTTTACTACGAGAATAAAGCAAAGAATTACAGCATAAACATTGATCAGGATTTAGTGAAAAATAAGGTGGAAGCCGACGGTTATACCGATTTTGAACTGAATGAGTGGGTGGATAGTCTGAAAATTACACTGGAGAAAGATTACAATTCGAAGGGTAATTTTACTTTGCTGGGAATGACCACCGAATCGAATCCAAATGGCATAATGTATCACAGTATCGGGGTAAACGGGGCGCATGTTCCGGCATTTTTGCGGTGCCAGCTTTTTACGGAACAACTGGCCGATCTTAGTCCTGACCTCGTGATTCTCGGACTGGGAATTAACGATGCCTACGGGCGCCGTTTTTCGCAGGCTCGTTTCGAGGACCATTACGGACAACTCATCGACAAGATAAAAGCCGCTGCGCCCAATGCGCTAATTGTGTTTACCACCAACAACGACAGTTATCTGTATCGCCGGTATGTGAACAAAAATGGCGAAAAGGTACAGGACAGCATGTTCAAAATGGCCAAAAAATACAATGCCGGTGTTTGGGACATGTTTTCGGTAATGGGAGGTTTAAATTCCATTGTACTGTGGCAGAAAAACGGTTTGGCGCAAAGCGATAAAATTCATTTTACCCGCGAAGGTTATTTAATGATAGCCGATTTGTTTTTTGGTGCGCTGATGAAGGATTTTGAAAACTTTTTGATTGATAAAAAAGAAATTACATTAAACAGTTATTTCGAGGATGGAGGAGAGGAAGGAAGCTTTGAGGGGCAGATTTCTCAGTCGCTTACTCCTTCGAAATGA
- a CDS encoding GDSL-type esterase/lipase family protein has protein sequence MMKPLQTLTFTLGVIALLAGAMWLMPDDGLELGEMTFHMPTFPEIMGVDDVEYTDVSEILAQQFEIDSLVDIELDTIAGDTVVEVIHRADYDTLVQSVRRIEMTDLGRENMYRFFRHLKSDSLVRIMHYGDSQIEGDRITSFLRNKLQVKFGGTGVGLRPALQPYDYVFSAYQKNSDNWKRYPIYGKVDSTVEYSRYGVMGAFSRYAPLASDTIPFKDSIIYEAEMNVSKSDISYKRTREYENMRLFYGHTKRPVAVQLIARGDTVLSDTLLADTTYAVLECELPDSTSSVTLKFSGYDGPDVYGIELASKKGVIMDNIALRGSSGTIFTKADYQLSLKMYNDLNPEFFILQFGGNVIPYIKDKKAIDRYGRWFGSQIKRIQSLCPDAAILVIGPSDMSTKVKDKYVTYKHLPQVVEKLKQVALENNCAYWDMYEAMGGHNSMPSWVNAQPELARPDYVHFSARGARLVANMFYNALILEYNNYLEEEM, from the coding sequence ATGATGAAGCCACTACAGACATTAACATTTACTTTGGGCGTAATTGCTTTGCTGGCAGGTGCAATGTGGCTAATGCCCGACGATGGTTTAGAGCTAGGTGAAATGACCTTTCATATGCCAACTTTCCCTGAAATAATGGGTGTTGATGATGTGGAATACACAGACGTTTCGGAAATATTGGCGCAGCAGTTCGAAATTGATTCGCTGGTAGATATCGAACTTGATACCATTGCCGGCGATACGGTGGTTGAAGTCATTCACCGGGCAGATTACGATACGCTGGTGCAATCGGTTCGCCGTATCGAAATGACCGATCTGGGCCGGGAGAACATGTATCGCTTTTTCCGTCATTTAAAAAGTGATTCACTGGTTCGTATCATGCATTACGGCGACAGCCAGATTGAAGGCGACCGCATCACCTCTTTCCTTCGAAACAAATTACAGGTGAAATTTGGAGGAACAGGCGTTGGTTTGCGTCCGGCTTTGCAACCATACGATTATGTTTTTAGTGCCTATCAAAAGAATTCCGACAATTGGAAACGTTACCCGATTTACGGCAAAGTGGACTCAACCGTAGAATACAGTCGGTACGGAGTAATGGGCGCATTTTCGCGTTATGCGCCGTTGGCCAGCGACACAATTCCGTTTAAAGATTCGATTATCTATGAGGCGGAAATGAATGTCTCGAAATCAGATATCTCCTACAAACGTACCCGAGAATACGAAAATATGCGGCTGTTTTACGGGCATACAAAACGCCCGGTTGCCGTTCAGCTAATTGCGCGTGGCGATACGGTTTTAAGTGATACGCTTTTGGCCGATACAACTTACGCCGTGCTCGAATGCGAATTACCCGATTCAACAAGCAGTGTTACACTAAAATTCTCGGGATACGATGGCCCGGATGTGTACGGAATTGAACTGGCTTCGAAAAAAGGAGTGATCATGGATAACATTGCCTTGCGGGGCAGCTCCGGTACTATTTTCACCAAGGCCGACTATCAGCTCAGTCTGAAAATGTACAACGATCTGAATCCAGAATTCTTTATTCTGCAGTTTGGCGGTAACGTAATTCCATATATAAAAGATAAAAAGGCTATCGATCGTTATGGTCGTTGGTTTGGCAGTCAGATAAAACGTATTCAGTCCTTGTGTCCCGATGCTGCCATTCTGGTAATCGGGCCAAGCGATATGTCGACAAAGGTGAAGGATAAGTACGTTACTTATAAACATTTGCCACAGGTAGTAGAAAAACTGAAACAAGTGGCACTCGAAAATAATTGTGCTTACTGGGATATGTACGAAGCGATGGGCGGACACAACAGTATGCCATCGTGGGTGAATGCGCAACCCGAGCTGGCGCGCCCCGATTATGTGCATTTCTCGGCACGGGGAGCACGCCTGGTGGCCAATATGTTCTACAATGCATTGATTCTGGAGTACAACAATTATTTGGAGGAGGAAATGTAA
- a CDS encoding LysM peptidoglycan-binding domain-containing protein, whose translation MKRFEQNKPGSLTGIFVVLLLFVPLLNWGQDSITGEDFQSRLLQNIHQQVFEYPWNNAAFYPGKLELANRQTMKRELKDVKEYAHNPDAFETYFSVLDHLPAPDKAIFIKSFYYYKPEIKAELDKAGLGEDLQYLPATLSALYSEANSSFKRAGVWQLTHFQGVLNGLQINKLIDERLHVSKATHAAVQELKKNEALFDHPKKAMLAFVFGKTEIKNLCRRAGGNDCSVNNLLEIAPKEMTDFMAAYQATAAFLSQNKFIPEQEPQNTAEAKVRMQTHFAQISAVLPISADELHFLNPQFPYSIVPEQASVTLPEKMKQDFLFLQDSIYNGVDLTLFEVVAQKIEYPPAPNRQYVGEKVKDLEIEGKTKIKYTIKSGDVLGFIAEDYDVRVADLKYWNNIYDERKIQAGKTLDIFVDDENAGYYRGLQQQTTKKEEPKTVIPDFASATLPGIVIPESSRKVEHIVKSGESPYVIAQKYDGVTPEKILEWNSISDARKIQIGQKLIIYVQ comes from the coding sequence TTGAAACGATTCGAACAAAATAAGCCGGGTTCTTTAACAGGAATTTTTGTGGTTTTACTGTTGTTTGTTCCCCTGTTAAATTGGGGGCAGGACAGTATAACCGGCGAAGATTTCCAATCTCGGTTGCTGCAAAATATTCATCAGCAGGTTTTTGAATATCCATGGAATAATGCCGCTTTTTACCCCGGGAAACTGGAGTTGGCAAACCGTCAAACGATGAAACGCGAACTGAAAGACGTGAAAGAATATGCACATAATCCGGATGCATTCGAAACTTATTTTTCCGTTTTAGATCATCTGCCTGCTCCCGATAAGGCAATTTTTATCAAGAGTTTCTATTACTATAAGCCTGAAATAAAAGCTGAGCTGGATAAAGCAGGTCTTGGTGAAGATTTGCAGTATTTGCCGGCAACTCTTTCTGCATTATACAGCGAAGCTAACAGTTCGTTTAAACGAGCAGGGGTATGGCAATTGACCCATTTTCAGGGGGTGCTGAATGGTTTGCAAATCAACAAACTTATTGATGAACGACTGCATGTTTCAAAAGCTACTCATGCCGCCGTTCAGGAATTGAAAAAAAATGAAGCGTTGTTTGATCATCCGAAAAAAGCCATGCTTGCATTTGTTTTCGGAAAAACTGAGATTAAAAACCTTTGTCGTCGTGCGGGTGGTAATGATTGTTCAGTAAACAATCTCCTAGAAATAGCACCAAAAGAGATGACTGATTTTATGGCAGCTTACCAGGCAACAGCCGCTTTCTTAAGTCAGAATAAATTTATACCGGAACAGGAACCGCAAAATACGGCAGAAGCAAAAGTACGTATGCAAACGCATTTTGCGCAGATCAGTGCAGTGCTGCCGATTTCAGCCGATGAACTACACTTTTTAAATCCGCAGTTTCCCTATTCCATTGTTCCTGAACAGGCATCGGTAACATTACCTGAGAAAATGAAGCAAGACTTTTTGTTTCTGCAGGATTCCATATATAATGGTGTAGACTTAACCTTGTTTGAGGTGGTGGCGCAAAAAATCGAATATCCACCGGCACCCAATCGTCAGTATGTGGGCGAAAAGGTAAAGGATTTGGAAATTGAAGGGAAAACGAAAATTAAATACACCATAAAATCGGGCGATGTACTTGGTTTTATCGCCGAAGATTACGATGTGCGTGTGGCCGATTTAAAATACTGGAACAACATTTACGACGAGCGCAAAATCCAGGCGGGAAAAACACTTGATATTTTTGTCGACGACGAAAACGCCGGTTATTATCGTGGCCTTCAGCAACAAACAACTAAAAAAGAGGAGCCGAAAACTGTAATTCCGGATTTTGCATCGGCAACTTTGCCGGGGATTGTTATTCCTGAGTCGTCAAGAAAAGTGGAACACATCGTAAAAAGTGGCGAGTCGCCGTATGTAATTGCACAAAAATACGATGGGGTAACGCCCGAGAAAATTCTGGAATGGAACAGCATCAGCGACGCCCGTAAAATTCAAATAGGTCAGAAACTAATCATATACGTTCAATGA
- a CDS encoding AMP-binding protein — MIEKYLKQTAFTDFEDFKANYELIIPEDFNFAYDVVDGWAEKEPNKRALLWTNDKGESRSFTFGELKEITDRTAGYFSSLGIGKGDMVMAILKRRAEFWFTIIALHKIGAVIIPATHLLTKKDIVYRNNAATIKAIVCDGDELITTHVNDALPESPSIEKVVSIGPVIPEGWEDFHKGIEKAEPFKRPTEPTKNDDPIIVSFTSGTTGDPKMVVLDSVYPLAHIVTAKYWQNLHHDSLHLTIADTGWLKAVWGKLYGQWLVGASVFVYDHEKFTPSDILEVLSKYQVTSLCAPPTIFRFLIREDISKYDLSALEWCTIAGEALNPEVYNRFYDLTGIKLREGYGQSETTLSVFTSPWVEPKPGSMGLPSPHYDIDLLTSEGRSAEAGEQGQIVIRIDKNYPAGLFDGYYRNKQLTDEAMSDGIYYTGDLAWKDEDGYLWFVGRADDVIKSSGYRIGPFEVESALMTHPAVIECAITGIPDEIRGQIVKATVVLAPDYKERAGDELAKELQNHVKEVTAPYKYPRQIEFVDELPKTISGKIRRVEIRERDNLAD; from the coding sequence ATGATTGAAAAATACTTAAAACAAACTGCTTTTACCGATTTTGAGGATTTTAAAGCCAATTACGAGTTAATTATTCCGGAAGATTTCAATTTTGCCTACGACGTGGTGGACGGATGGGCAGAAAAGGAGCCCAACAAAAGGGCTCTGCTCTGGACAAACGACAAAGGCGAAAGCCGTTCATTTACTTTTGGCGAGTTGAAAGAAATTACCGACCGCACTGCAGGCTATTTTTCGTCGCTGGGAATTGGAAAAGGCGATATGGTTATGGCCATTTTAAAACGCCGTGCCGAGTTTTGGTTTACCATTATTGCATTGCATAAAATTGGAGCAGTTATTATTCCTGCCACTCATTTACTCACCAAAAAGGACATTGTTTACCGTAACAATGCCGCTACGATAAAAGCTATTGTTTGCGATGGTGATGAGCTGATTACCACGCATGTAAATGATGCTTTACCCGAGTCGCCATCCATTGAGAAAGTGGTATCGATAGGGCCGGTTATTCCCGAAGGTTGGGAAGATTTTCATAAAGGAATTGAAAAAGCAGAGCCCTTTAAGCGTCCTACAGAACCTACAAAAAATGATGATCCAATAATTGTAAGTTTTACATCGGGAACTACCGGCGATCCGAAGATGGTGGTACTCGACAGTGTTTATCCGCTGGCGCATATTGTTACGGCTAAATATTGGCAAAACCTCCACCACGACAGTTTGCACTTAACCATTGCCGACACCGGTTGGCTGAAAGCCGTTTGGGGAAAACTGTATGGCCAGTGGCTGGTTGGCGCATCTGTTTTTGTTTACGATCATGAAAAATTTACGCCTTCCGATATTTTGGAAGTACTTTCAAAATACCAGGTAACCTCGCTTTGTGCTCCGCCAACTATTTTCCGCTTTTTAATTCGGGAAGATATTAGCAAATATGATTTATCAGCACTGGAATGGTGCACCATTGCCGGAGAAGCATTAAATCCTGAGGTTTACAACCGTTTTTACGACTTAACAGGAATTAAACTGCGCGAAGGTTACGGACAAAGTGAAACAACGTTGTCGGTTTTTACTTCGCCATGGGTTGAACCCAAACCGGGCTCGATGGGACTTCCAAGTCCGCACTATGATATCGATCTGCTGACCTCCGAAGGACGATCTGCCGAAGCCGGAGAGCAGGGGCAAATTGTAATTCGTATCGATAAAAATTATCCGGCCGGATTGTTTGATGGTTATTACCGCAATAAACAATTGACCGACGAAGCCATGTCGGATGGAATTTATTACACCGGAGATTTGGCCTGGAAAGATGAGGATGGTTATTTGTGGTTTGTTGGCCGTGCTGATGATGTGATTAAAAGCTCAGGTTACCGTATCGGGCCTTTCGAAGTGGAAAGTGCGCTAATGACACACCCTGCTGTCATAGAATGTGCTATCACAGGGATTCCTGACGAAATACGTGGGCAGATTGTGAAAGCCACTGTTGTTTTGGCACCGGATTATAAAGAGCGTGCCGGCGATGAGTTGGCAAAAGAGTTACAAAATCACGTAAAAGAGGTGACTGCTCCCTATAAATATCCACGACAAATTGAGTTTGTTGATGAGCTGCCAAAAACCATCAGCGGGAAAATTCGCCGGGTGGAAATTCGTGAGCGCGATAATTTGGCTGATTAA
- a CDS encoding XRE family transcriptional regulator, with the protein MNGQIKEIAMRLRGLRDMLNLSVDEIATSCRVSAEEYEDYESGKTDIPIGVLENISKKYNIGLTALLFGDEPHMKSFYLTRAGQGTAMERTRAYKYQALASGFTGRKADPFIVTIEPDAEEKPIHLNSHNGQEMNYVLEGKMLLSVGGHELTLNEGDSLYFDATLPHGMKALEGKPVKFLAVIL; encoded by the coding sequence ATGAACGGCCAAATTAAAGAAATAGCCATGAGGCTAAGAGGTTTACGCGATATGCTCAATCTTTCTGTTGATGAAATAGCTACAAGCTGCAGAGTGTCCGCCGAAGAATACGAGGATTACGAAAGCGGAAAAACGGATATTCCAATTGGAGTTCTCGAAAACATATCGAAAAAATATAATATTGGGTTAACGGCATTGCTGTTTGGCGATGAACCCCATATGAAATCGTTTTATTTAACCCGGGCCGGACAGGGAACTGCCATGGAACGTACCCGGGCGTATAAATACCAGGCCCTGGCATCGGGGTTTACAGGACGGAAAGCCGATCCGTTTATTGTAACCATTGAGCCGGATGCTGAAGAAAAGCCAATTCATCTGAATAGTCACAACGGACAGGAAATGAACTATGTTTTGGAAGGCAAAATGCTGCTTAGTGTCGGAGGACACGAATTAACATTGAACGAAGGAGACAGCCTTTATTTTGATGCTACACTTCCGCACGGAATGAAAGCATTGGAGGGAAAACCAGTAAAATTTCTGGCCGTAATTCTATAA
- a CDS encoding DPP IV N-terminal domain-containing protein: protein MRRSIIILFLFVQAFAFAQTKQMSLEDAVYGRYTYLYPESMTDLQWMDDEHFSFVEDKSIVAESAKTGEKNTVVSLSELNDITGEHLKSIPSYRWINETDLLLLSANKYQMVDLDKKEVKLQIELPEKAENTNFSENGKFVAFTQGDDLFIVLDNGTTKQITSDGGNGIVNGQTVHRNEFGISGGIFNSPEGNFVAFYRKDESMVKDYPLVDFMVREAEFTPVKYPMAGMASHHVTLGVYNIKNGKTTFLKTGEPLDHFLTNVAWSPDEKYIYMAELNREQNHMQLNCYNVATGEKVNTLFEESAETYVEPLYPIQFSKVNPNEFYYLSRQDGWFHVSKYNTNGELVKQITKGEWEVTKMLGFDAKEKTLFIEATIDDPLQNNMYKVDVKSGKTVRLSSETGVHGGTLSSEASYILDRWSANEVPGKVDLIAANGKDKRTIFESEDPLKEYQLGENKLVTLKTKDGKYDLHGRLILPNNFDPTKKYPVVVYVYGGPHSQLVTKSWHNQARWWQYYMASQGYIAFTLDNRGTLNRGRAFETAIHRNLGVLETEDQMQGIEYLLSLPYVDADRIGVHGWSYGGFMTLNLKLKHPEIFKVAVAGGPVVDWSMYEIMYGERYMDMPQENPDGYKNANMTNYIENLEEKLMLIHGVQDKTVVMQHSMKFLRECVKQNKQVDFFAYPIHPHNVRGKDRVHLMEKVSQYFFENL from the coding sequence ATGCGTCGAAGTATAATTATTCTTTTCCTTTTTGTTCAGGCTTTTGCTTTTGCCCAAACCAAACAAATGAGCCTGGAAGATGCCGTTTACGGGCGCTATACTTATTTGTATCCTGAGTCGATGACGGATTTACAATGGATGGATGATGAACATTTTTCTTTTGTTGAAGATAAATCTATCGTTGCTGAGTCGGCAAAAACAGGTGAAAAAAATACGGTTGTTTCGCTCTCCGAGTTAAATGATATTACCGGTGAACACTTAAAGAGTATTCCATCATACCGCTGGATCAACGAAACAGATCTTCTGCTTTTGTCGGCTAATAAATATCAGATGGTTGATCTGGATAAAAAGGAAGTAAAGCTTCAAATAGAACTTCCTGAAAAAGCAGAGAATACCAATTTTTCAGAAAACGGAAAATTTGTGGCTTTCACTCAGGGAGATGATTTATTTATCGTGCTGGATAACGGAACAACAAAACAAATTACCAGCGATGGCGGTAACGGAATTGTAAACGGACAAACAGTTCACCGTAACGAATTTGGCATATCCGGTGGTATTTTTAATTCGCCCGAAGGAAATTTTGTGGCTTTCTACCGCAAAGACGAAAGTATGGTGAAAGATTACCCGCTGGTGGATTTTATGGTCCGCGAAGCTGAATTCACGCCGGTAAAATACCCGATGGCCGGAATGGCAAGTCACCATGTAACGCTGGGTGTTTACAATATTAAAAATGGGAAAACCACCTTTCTGAAAACCGGCGAGCCACTGGATCATTTTCTAACAAATGTGGCCTGGTCGCCCGATGAAAAATATATTTACATGGCCGAGTTGAACCGCGAACAAAACCACATGCAACTAAATTGTTACAATGTGGCAACGGGCGAAAAAGTAAATACACTTTTTGAAGAATCGGCTGAAACGTATGTGGAACCGCTTTACCCTATTCAGTTCTCGAAAGTAAATCCAAACGAATTTTATTACCTGAGCCGTCAGGATGGATGGTTTCATGTGTCCAAATACAACACCAATGGCGAGCTGGTGAAGCAGATTACAAAAGGGGAGTGGGAAGTAACAAAAATGCTTGGTTTCGATGCCAAAGAAAAGACCTTGTTTATTGAAGCGACCATTGACGATCCGTTACAAAATAACATGTATAAAGTGGATGTGAAATCGGGAAAGACTGTAAGATTATCATCGGAAACAGGTGTTCATGGAGGAACTTTAAGTTCCGAAGCTAGTTATATTTTAGATCGCTGGTCGGCTAATGAAGTCCCTGGAAAAGTTGATTTAATTGCGGCAAACGGAAAAGATAAACGAACCATTTTTGAGTCGGAAGATCCGCTAAAAGAATACCAGCTGGGCGAAAACAAACTGGTAACTTTAAAAACCAAAGACGGTAAATACGATTTGCACGGACGTTTGATTTTGCCGAATAATTTTGACCCCACTAAAAAATATCCCGTTGTAGTTTATGTTTATGGCGGACCTCACTCGCAACTGGTAACCAAAAGCTGGCACAATCAGGCGCGCTGGTGGCAATATTATATGGCTTCGCAGGGCTACATCGCATTTACCCTCGATAACCGTGGTACACTAAATCGTGGTCGCGCTTTCGAAACTGCTATTCACCGAAATTTGGGTGTATTGGAAACCGAAGACCAGATGCAGGGAATTGAATACCTGCTTTCCTTGCCTTATGTTGATGCCGACCGGATTGGTGTTCACGGATGGAGTTACGGCGGTTTTATGACGTTAAATTTGAAACTGAAGCATCCTGAGATTTTTAAAGTGGCAGTTGCCGGTGGTCCGGTGGTTGACTGGAGCATGTACGAAATTATGTACGGCGAGCGCTATATGGATATGCCGCAGGAAAATCCTGACGGATATAAGAATGCAAACATGACCAATTACATCGAAAACCTGGAAGAAAAACTGATGTTGATTCACGGCGTACAGGATAAAACTGTGGTAATGCAACACAGTATGAAATTCTTGCGCGAATGTGTAAAACAGAACAAGCAGGTTGACTTTTTTGCTTACCCGATTCATCCGCATAATGTGCGAGGAAAAGACCGTGTACACCTGATGGAAAAGGTAAGTCAGTATTTCTTCGAGAACCTCTAG
- a CDS encoding von Willebrand factor type A domain-containing protein encodes MKQFIISLAIILIFSGISMATEQRIISGTVSDESGAPLPGVTVMVQNTSRGTLTDIKGYYSIRVTPKDKKLVFSFIGMETEKVRISEANTINVKMTNAQVNCEEVVVIGYGSQDRAMITGALSMQKSTFFSPSVVNDNFDWNTENYSTIHENGFKNVRVNPLSTFSIDVDNASYSNVRRYLNSGNLPPVDAIRIEEMINYFSYDYPEPQGEHPFSVSTEVSACPWNSENYLMHIGLKGKSFDKTELPPSNLVFLFDVSGSMNSPQKLPLLKRAFKMLVNELRPNDRVAIVVYAGAAGKVLDSTPGNQKTKILSALEKLNAGGSTAGGAGIKLAYKIAEENFIEGGNNRIILATDGDFNVGVSSTSEMERLVEQKRENGVFISVLGFGSGNIKDDKMETIADKGNGNYAYIDNIQEARKVFVSEFGGTLFTIAKDVKFQLEFNPKQVKAYRLVGYENRLLNDEDFNDDKKDAGEIGAGHMVTALYEIVPTGAGGDAPAVDPLKYQTNNTISGKTGNELLTIKLRYKKPDEHESRLLELPVENNLKEETSDDYRFSAAVASFGMLLRKSEFAGNTTIDSVVKLAEGAKGADKEGYRSEFIRLVKTVDELELVAEEK; translated from the coding sequence ATGAAACAATTTATTATCTCACTGGCCATTATTCTCATTTTTTCGGGTATTAGCATGGCAACAGAACAACGAATCATTTCGGGTACCGTTAGCGACGAATCAGGTGCTCCGCTTCCGGGAGTAACAGTAATGGTTCAGAATACATCGCGCGGAACACTTACTGATATAAAAGGTTATTACAGTATTAGAGTAACCCCAAAGGATAAAAAACTGGTGTTTTCGTTTATTGGAATGGAAACCGAAAAAGTACGAATAAGTGAAGCGAATACGATAAATGTAAAAATGACCAACGCCCAGGTTAATTGTGAGGAAGTTGTGGTGATTGGTTACGGAAGCCAGGACCGAGCGATGATTACTGGCGCTTTATCGATGCAGAAAAGCACCTTCTTTTCTCCTTCGGTAGTGAATGATAATTTTGACTGGAACACTGAGAATTACTCAACAATTCATGAAAATGGATTTAAAAATGTACGGGTTAATCCTTTGTCTACTTTTTCTATTGATGTTGATAATGCTTCGTATTCCAATGTACGCAGGTACTTAAATTCCGGGAATTTACCTCCCGTTGATGCCATTCGTATTGAAGAAATGATCAACTATTTTTCGTACGATTATCCTGAACCACAGGGCGAACACCCGTTTAGTGTTTCAACAGAAGTTTCGGCTTGTCCCTGGAACAGCGAAAATTACCTGATGCATATTGGCCTGAAAGGAAAAAGTTTCGATAAAACGGAATTACCTCCCTCTAACCTGGTGTTTTTGTTTGATGTTTCTGGTTCTATGAATTCTCCGCAGAAATTGCCTTTGCTAAAACGTGCGTTTAAAATGTTGGTGAACGAACTTCGTCCGAACGACCGTGTGGCGATTGTTGTTTATGCAGGAGCTGCCGGAAAAGTACTGGATTCAACACCCGGTAATCAAAAAACAAAAATTCTTAGTGCCCTTGAAAAGTTGAATGCAGGTGGTTCAACAGCCGGAGGAGCAGGTATAAAACTGGCCTACAAAATTGCCGAAGAGAATTTTATTGAAGGTGGAAACAACCGGATTATTTTGGCTACCGACGGCGATTTTAATGTGGGAGTTTCAAGTACTTCAGAAATGGAACGCCTGGTGGAACAAAAACGTGAAAATGGTGTGTTTATCTCGGTTTTGGGTTTTGGGTCAGGTAACATAAAAGACGATAAAATGGAAACCATTGCCGATAAAGGAAACGGGAACTATGCCTATATCGACAATATTCAGGAAGCTCGAAAAGTATTTGTCAGCGAATTTGGTGGTACGCTTTTTACTATCGCCAAGGACGTAAAATTTCAGTTAGAATTTAACCCAAAACAGGTAAAAGCGTATCGTTTGGTGGGGTACGAAAACCGTTTACTAAACGATGAGGATTTTAACGATGATAAAAAAGATGCCGGAGAAATCGGAGCAGGACATATGGTAACTGCACTTTACGAAATTGTTCCGACTGGAGCCGGCGGTGATGCTCCTGCTGTCGATCCGTTGAAGTATCAAACAAACAATACTATTTCAGGAAAAACCGGGAATGAATTGCTGACGATAAAATTGCGTTACAAAAAACCGGACGAACACGAAAGTCGCTTGTTGGAATTACCTGTGGAAAATAATTTAAAGGAGGAAACTTCTGATGATTATCGTTTTTCTGCAGCCGTAGCCTCGTTTGGTATGTTGTTGCGGAAATCGGAGTTTGCAGGAAATACAACCATTGATTCGGTGGTAAAACTTGCCGAAGGAGCAAAAGGTGCCGACAAGGAAGGATATCGCAGCGAATTTATCCGTTTGGTAAAAACTGTAGACGAGCTGGAGTTGGTGGCAGAAGAGAAATAA